From Thermomonas sp. XSG, one genomic window encodes:
- a CDS encoding polyprenyl synthetase family protein, producing the protein MTAPDLAHAAPDLKAIQALAAPDMTAMDALIRHRLASDVVLVNQIAEYIVGAGGKRLRPMLLLLAAGALGHRGPDAHQLAAVVEFIHTSTLLHDDVVDESDLRRGRKTANAVWGNAASVLVGDFLYSRSFQLMVELERMDVQKILADTTNMIAEGEVLQLLHVRNPDTDEAAYLRVIERKTAILFAAATRLGALLAGADAATQQALHDYGLRLGYAFQIADDVLDYASDAATLGKNLGDDLAEGKMTLPLIHAMGHSDDGVRAELRRIVEEGDLDGLATVQAAIARCGSLDYSRARAMAYAEAADAALAALHGNTYLDALRGLARYSVSRDH; encoded by the coding sequence ATGACCGCTCCCGACCTCGCGCATGCCGCGCCCGACCTCAAGGCGATCCAGGCCCTGGCCGCGCCCGACATGACCGCGATGGACGCGCTGATCCGCCACCGGCTGGCCTCGGACGTGGTGCTGGTCAACCAGATCGCCGAGTACATCGTCGGCGCCGGCGGCAAGCGGCTGCGACCGATGCTGCTGTTGCTGGCGGCGGGCGCGCTGGGCCACCGCGGCCCCGATGCGCACCAGCTGGCGGCGGTGGTGGAGTTCATCCACACCTCCACCCTGCTGCACGACGACGTGGTCGATGAATCCGACCTGCGCCGCGGCCGCAAGACCGCGAACGCGGTCTGGGGCAACGCGGCCAGCGTGCTCGTCGGCGACTTCCTGTATTCGCGCAGCTTCCAGCTGATGGTGGAACTGGAGCGGATGGACGTGCAGAAGATCCTTGCCGACACCACGAACATGATCGCCGAGGGCGAGGTGCTGCAATTGCTGCACGTGCGCAACCCGGACACCGACGAAGCCGCCTACCTGCGGGTGATCGAGCGCAAGACCGCGATCCTTTTCGCCGCCGCCACCCGTCTGGGCGCGCTGCTGGCCGGCGCCGACGCCGCCACCCAGCAGGCCCTGCACGACTACGGCCTGCGCCTGGGCTACGCCTTCCAGATCGCCGACGACGTGCTGGACTACGCCTCCGACGCCGCCACCCTGGGCAAGAACCTCGGCGACGACCTGGCCGAAGGCAAGATGACCCTGCCGCTGATCCACGCGATGGGGCACAGCGACGACGGCGTGCGCGCCGAGCTGCGGCGGATCGTGGAAGAAGGCGATCTGGACGGACTGGCCACGGTGCAGGCGGCGATCGCCCGCTGCGGCAGCCTTGACTACAGCCGCGCGCGGGCCATGGCTTACGCCGAAGCGGCTGATGCCGCGCTGGCGGCGCTGCACGGCAATACCTATCTGGATGCGCTGCGCGGACTGGCCCGCTATTCGGTCAGCCGCGACCACTGA
- a CDS encoding dienelactone hydrolase family protein: MRRSLLALALSFAALPAFAAMQAKPVEWMVGKDRFSGYVVYDDASAAKRPGLVMVPNWMGVTDDAVTRAKAVAGADYVVLVADVYGKGRQPANAGEAGKLAGGLRGDDRAALRARIDAAVATLKGQAGSTPLDAARIGAFGFCFGGSTVLELARNGADLAGVVSLHGGLAPGAKSATAAVVKTPVLVLNGADDKAVPDSDIVAFEQEMDGAGADWQFVDFSGAVHCFAEPSAGSDPASNCRYDERAAKRAYRMMADFFRERFSQ, from the coding sequence ATGCGTCGTTCGCTGCTTGCCCTCGCGCTTTCGTTTGCCGCCTTGCCCGCGTTCGCGGCCATGCAGGCCAAGCCGGTGGAATGGATGGTCGGCAAGGACCGCTTCAGCGGCTACGTGGTCTACGACGATGCCTCGGCGGCGAAGCGGCCGGGATTGGTGATGGTGCCGAACTGGATGGGCGTCACCGACGACGCGGTGACGCGTGCCAAGGCGGTGGCTGGGGCCGATTACGTGGTGCTGGTGGCGGATGTGTATGGCAAGGGCCGCCAGCCTGCCAACGCGGGCGAGGCAGGCAAGCTGGCCGGCGGCCTGCGCGGAGATGATCGGGCCGCGCTTCGCGCGCGCATCGACGCCGCGGTGGCCACGCTGAAGGGCCAGGCCGGCAGCACGCCGCTGGATGCGGCGAGGATCGGCGCGTTCGGCTTCTGCTTCGGCGGTTCAACCGTGCTGGAGCTGGCGCGCAACGGCGCGGATCTCGCCGGCGTGGTCAGCCTGCACGGCGGGCTGGCGCCAGGTGCGAAGTCGGCCACCGCCGCGGTGGTGAAGACGCCGGTGCTGGTGCTCAATGGCGCAGACGACAAGGCAGTTCCCGACAGCGACATCGTCGCCTTCGAGCAGGAGATGGACGGCGCCGGCGCGGACTGGCAGTTCGTCGACTTCAGCGGCGCTGTGCACTGCTTCGCCGAGCCTTCGGCCGGCAGCGATCCCGCCAGCAACTGTCGCTACGACGAGCGCGCGGCGAAGCGCGCCTACAGGATGATGGCGGACTTCTTCCGCGAGCGGTTTTCGCAGTAG